Proteins from a single region of Paenibacillus sp. BIHB 4019:
- a CDS encoding copper amine oxidase N-terminal domain-containing protein: MRKMVSALAAFATLFFVLLQPVAQAATTDIKIYIDGQVLQTDQPAIIISGSTFVPLRGIFEALDAKVLWSQKTKTVTATKGDTTVVLKLGARTATINNTTVTLDAPARSIKGRTVVPVRFVSESLGEDVKWDSKTRSVRITTAASVSVGAATSVSVSTVSQNGDGRDLQVNFTPPTDMTNVNSYRILVVPADKASSFNLAKAQIVGGTNYTALPTSSAYQNNVLTAQTRDTDGALLRSNLPYKVFILTVGNNDRYALSSPSASITLSVKSTVDAASNVRISDVSDFGDGRDLSVSFTRASNESNISSYRVIIVKTANASKFDLAAANSLNSSYYTTVSKTGSSTMSTGFSSSARDTSGEYIKNGVAYTAYVLSMSSSVGTTANTLSSASSSVTLGSSSGFNPTITSVADVSNYGDGRDLRVNFNRASDESRISYYRIFVVREADYGNFNLTEANNVASGRYTDVSRTGSSSYSQILSSSARDVKGNSIMNGVAYRVFVMGVTNNSSSYSSTLSTASSSIALYSTGVSSVTNVGVSDVSDYNNGQDLRVSFTRAGDESSLNHYRIFVVRTANASSFNLAAANNITNSSYYTTVAKTGGNINQVLPATARDVNGVLIQNGVSYQVFVLSVGNGSSTSNNALSGSSIPIILSASAVTAAANVAVSDVNELNNGQDLLVAFTKAADEANLNHYRIFVVKTANAGSFNLAAANAVSNANNYTTVAKTGGNISQVLAATARDVNGDLIQNGISYQVFVLSVGAGSSAGTNALSLGSAAITLQAKGVSAAANVVAAEYNGGQDIKVDFTKATDESNIDHYRIFIVKSANASGFDLNAANRITLPDYFTAVNKTDTPSKVLTRNTRDTGGEFIQAGVSYQVFVLSVGGGGSAGTNALSSASAPITLPVPLPPAAAAAAVNATLLASGQDIQVSFTKPADERNISQYRVFIVKEADAGSFNLAAASASNMYTASPAEAILTINKSTSDASGQPLAYDTNYRVYVLSVAKSGANALSDPSAAVQFPTPAAPPATPATPAPDQPTGV; encoded by the coding sequence ATGAGAAAAATGGTTTCCGCTCTAGCTGCTTTTGCAACGCTGTTTTTTGTGTTACTTCAGCCTGTAGCGCAGGCAGCAACAACCGATATTAAAATTTATATCGATGGACAAGTGCTGCAAACTGATCAACCCGCTATTATTATTTCAGGCAGCACCTTTGTGCCCTTGCGCGGGATTTTTGAAGCTTTAGATGCCAAAGTATTATGGAGTCAAAAAACCAAAACGGTAACCGCCACGAAAGGCGATACAACCGTTGTTCTTAAACTGGGTGCCCGAACGGCTACGATTAACAATACAACCGTTACACTGGATGCCCCTGCCCGTTCCATTAAAGGCAGAACCGTCGTTCCTGTCCGCTTCGTCAGCGAATCGCTTGGCGAGGATGTGAAATGGGATTCGAAAACAAGAAGTGTACGCATCACAACAGCTGCATCCGTAAGTGTTGGCGCAGCCACCTCGGTGAGTGTGTCCACAGTTAGCCAAAATGGAGACGGAAGAGATTTGCAGGTTAATTTCACACCTCCTACCGATATGACGAATGTGAACAGCTACCGCATACTCGTCGTTCCGGCGGACAAAGCGTCTTCCTTTAATTTGGCTAAGGCGCAAATTGTAGGCGGTACGAATTATACGGCGCTTCCTACATCGTCTGCGTACCAAAACAATGTACTGACAGCTCAAACAAGAGATACAGACGGGGCGTTGCTTCGCTCTAATCTGCCTTATAAAGTTTTTATTTTGACTGTTGGCAATAACGATCGTTACGCGCTATCCAGCCCTTCTGCCTCCATTACGCTGAGCGTCAAATCGACAGTAGACGCTGCTTCGAATGTACGTATTAGCGATGTTAGCGACTTCGGCGACGGCCGTGACCTCTCGGTCAGCTTTACACGGGCTTCCAATGAAAGCAACATATCCAGCTACCGGGTGATCATTGTGAAGACCGCCAATGCGTCCAAATTCGATTTGGCAGCAGCCAACTCGCTGAATAGCTCCTATTACACGACGGTTTCCAAAACGGGCAGCAGTACGATGAGTACAGGCTTCAGCTCCTCGGCAAGGGACACTTCGGGCGAATATATTAAAAATGGCGTTGCCTATACCGCTTATGTCCTTTCCATGAGCAGCAGCGTAGGTACTACTGCTAATACCTTGTCCTCGGCTTCTTCGTCTGTGACGCTTGGCTCTTCTTCCGGATTTAATCCGACGATTACGAGCGTAGCCGATGTCAGCAACTATGGAGATGGCCGCGATTTGCGGGTTAATTTTAATCGGGCATCGGATGAATCCCGGATTAGCTATTACCGGATTTTCGTAGTAAGAGAGGCTGATTACGGAAACTTTAATTTAACAGAGGCGAATAACGTAGCGTCGGGAAGATATACCGATGTTTCTAGAACGGGAAGCAGCAGCTACAGCCAAATTCTCTCTTCCAGCGCAAGAGATGTGAAGGGGAACTCCATTATGAATGGCGTTGCCTACCGTGTGTTTGTAATGGGTGTTACGAATAACAGCTCCTCCTATTCCAGCACCTTGTCCACCGCTTCCTCCAGTATTGCGCTTTATAGCACAGGAGTCAGCAGTGTAACCAATGTAGGCGTAAGCGACGTAAGCGACTATAACAATGGACAGGATTTGCGCGTTTCCTTCACTAGAGCTGGCGACGAGAGCAGCTTGAACCATTACCGCATCTTCGTCGTTAGGACGGCAAATGCAAGCAGCTTCAATCTGGCTGCAGCAAACAATATTACAAATTCCAGCTATTATACGACCGTCGCCAAAACAGGCGGTAATATTAATCAAGTATTGCCTGCGACAGCACGCGACGTTAATGGCGTGCTCATCCAGAACGGAGTCAGCTATCAGGTATTCGTCTTGTCCGTCGGCAACGGAAGCTCGACTAGCAACAATGCTCTGTCTGGCAGCTCGATTCCGATTATCCTGTCAGCTAGCGCTGTAACAGCAGCAGCAAATGTTGCAGTCAGTGACGTAAACGAGCTTAACAACGGTCAAGACTTGCTCGTTGCTTTTACCAAAGCAGCCGATGAGGCCAACCTGAACCACTACCGTATTTTCGTCGTTAAGACTGCTAATGCGGGCAGCTTTAATCTAGCAGCAGCTAACGCTGTGAGCAACGCCAATAACTACACAACAGTGGCTAAGACGGGCGGTAATATTAGCCAAGTGCTTGCTGCAACTGCGCGGGACGTTAACGGCGACCTGATTCAAAATGGCATCAGCTATCAAGTATTCGTATTGTCCGTTGGCGCCGGCAGCTCGGCAGGCACCAATGCACTGTCCCTCGGTTCAGCAGCTATTACGCTGCAAGCTAAAGGTGTATCTGCGGCAGCCAATGTTGTTGCAGCTGAATACAATGGCGGTCAAGATATCAAAGTCGATTTCACAAAAGCTACGGACGAGAGCAATATTGACCATTACCGTATTTTCATCGTCAAAAGTGCGAACGCTAGCGGTTTTGACCTGAATGCGGCAAACCGGATTACTTTGCCTGATTATTTCACGGCAGTCAATAAAACCGATACACCGAGCAAAGTGCTTACTCGCAATACACGCGACACAGGCGGAGAGTTCATCCAAGCCGGCGTCAGCTATCAAGTGTTTGTATTGTCCGTTGGCGGCGGCGGCTCGGCAGGCACCAATGCACTGTCTTCCGCCTCTGCGCCTATTACGCTTCCTGTACCGCTGCCTCCAGCAGCGGCAGCTGCAGCGGTTAATGCAACCCTGCTCGCGAGCGGCCAGGATATTCAAGTGTCCTTCACGAAACCGGCTGATGAGCGAAATATTTCGCAATACCGTGTGTTTATCGTTAAAGAAGCTGATGCTGGCAGCTTTAACCTGGCTGCGGCAAGTGCATCTAACATGTATACCGCATCGCCAGCTGAAGCCATACTAACAATAAACAAAAGCACATCGGATGCTAGTGGGCAGCCACTCGCTTACGACACCAATTATCGGGTGTATGTGCTTTCGGTAGCCAAAAGCGGTGCGAATGCGTTGTCCGATCCTTCGGCAGCTGTTCAGTTTCCAACGCCAGCTGCACCACCAGCGACACCAGCAACACCAGCTCCTGACCAGCCTACAGGAGTTTAG